One part of the Triplophysa rosa linkage group LG5, Trosa_1v2, whole genome shotgun sequence genome encodes these proteins:
- the arhgap21b gene encoding rho GTPase-activating protein 21 isoform X2, which produces MMDTHWRKGDDDEDDELNYAVVSAHCEDVADEDSTSRVLFQPEEEPFSWPGPKTLRLRRTSQGFGFTLRHFIVYPPESAVHSNFKDDDHGPRGRPRNRLEPMDTIFVKQVKEGGPAHSAGLCTGDRIVKVNDESIIGKTYSQVIGLIQNSHTFLELCVMPKDEDILQLAYSQDAYLKGHDAYSGNARHIPAPPPVCYSRVDCKPPGMAQATETSAPGGLPSDLGYRVEIPVPPSPPPPIPKAQTAVCVCNESVRTVVVPPDIRMVHRGDYGLIGPDPMLIRARPGTVSGGRSPYLHPRKADMFPSGYHGDTYAIPPTHYSPAAPTTHQNIDWRTYQTYREYIDNKGLHTYSRTVQERLDSLRAASQSVHGGAHCGPQPNWGNMLRRRSTSHERAYQGPSVLPPRSASQDRMTGAERAVHARDWPPRSMSSDGLMRKPLVHSSDYVEHGELVSGAQWAVVDRQLYGRVDQSRRPSRQSLPPRAVLYRPPTGYGVNVRGVAGSHQHSSRMDIPPTTGFPERPRNGVNQAKEPPPPKDQSGNIRISNSASSQSRTRAETMQSPEMGNETVVGLRSASCSAPPPQRPQGGASAQRTHPRDLKGLSVNGSNLVEGVVLREKPPTGKGTPQPLRHPSYILAVNDTDGSEPAGGGVCWLPNEARREMHMRRLRDVDSSFCSSNLDESLDSIPFIDEPASPSIDRDASHIPASAVISGGQAVLSDSPSPSTPSPLMRRQLSHDQESLRNVILGSQTGTKTERSKSYDEGLDNYREEGRGRSSKPSLRVFRKALDGHKSDDSSSRRDSSTEIFSDSTKEGWLHLRQLNTEKSKRVGGGMRSWKQMYAVLRGHSLYLFKDKKEGLAHVNSQLEDEPQAISIKACLIDISYSDTKRKNVLRLTTSDCEYLFQAEGREDMLSWIRVIQENSNLDEENAATDLINRKLKEYISMSAPSSKSEPSPKPSRQSLSIRHTLLGGSSKSQSPHSPRNEQERNDSSPPRDKAAWRRGIPGLKKKPQDKRPTVGVTFGVRLDNCPPAQTNRFVPLIVEVCCKLVEERGLEYTGIYRVPGNNAAISSMQDELDTKGMTDIDIQEDKWRDLNVISSLLKSFFRKLPEPLFTNEKYSNFIEANRMGDPVERLKALKRLIHELPDHHYETLKFLSGHLKTVSENCDKNKMEPRNLAIVFGPTLVRTSEDNMTHMVTHMPDQYKIVETLIQQYDWFFTEDGAEEPTTTVELESTVQSQPVPNIDHLLTNIGRTAQSPGDVSADHMEF; this is translated from the exons GGAGACCGCGGAACAGACTGGAGCCTATGGACACGATATTTGTGAAACAGGTCAAAGAGGGAGGGCCCGCTCACAGTGCCGGACTCTGCACTG GAGACAGAATAGTGAAAGTGAACGATGAGAGCATCATTGGAAAGACGTACTCGCAGGTCATTGGGCTCATCCAAAACAG TCATACGTTTTTGGAATTGTGTGTGATGCCAAAAGATGAAGATATTTTACAGCTG GCCTATTCCCAGGATGCCTACCTTAAGGGTCATGACGCGTACAGTGGAAATGCCCGCCATATCCCAGCGCCACCACCTGTATGTTACTCCCGAGTAGACTGCAAGCCCCCGGGGATGGCCCAGGCCACTGAGACATCAGCCCCGGGGGGTTTACCATCTGATTTAGGATACCGTGTGGAGATACCAGTACCCCCCTCGCCTCCACCACCGATTCCAAAGGCACAGACAGCGGTGTGCGTGTGTAATGAAAGCGTTCGGACAGTGGTCGTACCTCCTGATATTCGTATGGTTCATAGGGGGGACTATGGTCTTATAGGTCCGGATCCAATGTTGATCAGAGCCAGACCTGGTACTGTGTCTGGCGGTCGCTCGCCATACCTCCACCCTCGCAAAGCCGACATGTTCCCTTCAGGTTACCATGGAGATACTTATGCCATTCCACCTACACACTATTCGCCAGCAGCCCCTACTACACACCAAAACATTGACTGGAGGACTTACCAGACGTACCGGGAATATATCGATAATAAAGGTCTTCACACTTACAGTCGGACTGTTCAGGAGCGTTTGGACAGCCTGCGAGCTGCCTCACAAAGTGTCCACGGTGGGGCTCACTGTGGACCCCAACCTAACTGGGGAAATATGTTACGCCGCAGAAGCACATCTCATGAACGGGCTTACCAGGGCCCATCTGTGCTTCCACCACGCAGTGCCTCGCAGGATAGAATGACTGGGGCAGAGAGAGCAGTCCATGCCAGGGACTGGCCTCCTCGTAGCATGTCCTCTGATGGCCTCATGCGGAAGCCCCTTGTTCATTCGTCAGACTATGTGGAACACGGTGAATTAGTTTCTGGTGCGCAATGGGCTGTAGTGGACCGGCAGCTGTATGGCAGAGTAGACCAGAGTCGTCGTCCTAGCAGGCAGTCCCTCCCACCACGTGCGGTCCTATACCGCCCTCCCACAGGGTATGGCGTGAATGTCAGAGGCGTTGCCGGCTCCCATCAGCACAGCTCCAGAATGGACATCCCTCCAACCACTGGTTTCCCGGAGCGCCCTCGCAATGGTGTAAACCAGGCCAAAGAGCCTCCTCCCCCCAAAGACCAAAGCGGAAATATTCGTATTTCTAATTCTGCATCGAGCCAATCTAGAACTAGAGCTGAAACCATGCAAAGCCCAGAAATGGGGAACGAGACTGTTGTGGGACTCAGGTCAGCATCGTGTTCTGCACCGCCCCCTCAGAGGCCACAGGGTGGGGCATCTGCTCAACGGACACACCCTCGGGATCTCAAAGGGTTATCGGTAAATGGGTCCAATCTGGTGGAGGGCGTTGTCCTCAGAGAGAAGCCCCCAACAGGGAAGGGTACACCACAACCTCTCCGCCACCCCTCATACATCCTTGCTGTGAATGACACGGATGGATCTGAGCCAGCAGGGGGCGGTGTCTGCTGGTTGCCCAATGAAGCACGCCGGGAGATGCACATGAGGAGATTGCGGGATGTTGACTCCTCCTTTTGCTCCAGTAATCTGGATGAATCACTCGACTCCATTCCCTTCATCG ATGAGCCAGCCAGCCCTAGTATAGACCGTGATGCCAGCCATATTCCTGCATCGGCTGTGATATCTGGAGGTCAGGCTGTGCTGTCTGACAGCCCAAGCCCAAGCACCCCCAGTCCCCTCATGCGCCGTCAACTTTCACATGATCAAG AGTCTCTCAGAAATGTCATCCTGGGATCACAAACTGGAACCAAAACAGAGCGCTCAAAATCATACGATGAAGGTCTGGACAATTACAGAGAGGAAGGCCGGGG ACGGTCCAGTAAACCAAGTCTGAGGGTTTTCAGGAAG GCACTGGATGGCCATAAGTCTGATGACTCCAGCTCCAGGAGAGATTCCTCCACTGAGATCTTCAGTGATTCCACCAAAGAAGGCTGGCTGCATTTACGACAGCTCAACACGGAGAAGAGCAAG CGTGTGGGTGGCGGCATGCGGTCATGGAAACAGATGTACGCAGTGCTGCGGGGACACTCCCTTTATCTCTTTAAGGACAAAAAGGAGGGACTTGCTCATGTCAACTCTCAGCTGGAGGATGAGCCTCAGGCTATCAGCATCAAAGCCTGCTTGATTGACATCTCTTATAGTGACACCAAGCGCAAGAATGTTCTGCGGCTAACAACTTCAGACTGCGAGTATCTGTTTCAGGCAGAGGGGCGGGAAGACATGCTCTCCTGGATCAGAGTCATTCAAGAAAACAGCAACCTGGACGAGGAG AATGCTGCCACTGATTTGATCAATAGAAAGCTCAAAGAGTATATATCCATGAG tgCTCCCAGCAGTAAGTCAGAACCATCACCAAAGCCCTCACGACAGTCTCTTAGCATTAGACACACGCTGCTGGGTGGCAGCAGTAAGAGTCAGAGCCCCCACTCGCCCAGAAATGAACAAGAGAGAA ATGACTCTAGTCCTCCAAGAGATAAAGCTGCATGGAGGAGAGGAATTCCAGGACTGAAGAAAAAGCCCCAGGACAAGAGGCCCACTGTTGGTGTCACATTTGGAGTCCGACTGGATAATTGCCCCCCTGCACAAACTAATAGA ttTGTGCCTTTAATCGTGGAGGTGTGTTGTAAGCTGGTGGAGGAGAGAGGATTGGAATACACTGGCATCTATAGAGTACCTGGAAACAACGCTGCCATCTCTAGCATGCAGGATGAACTAGACACTAAAGGCATGACAGACATTGATATCCAGGAGGAT AAATGGCGAGATCTCAATGTGATCAGCAGTCTGCTGAAGTCCTTCTTTAGGAAACTTCCAGAACCTCTGTTTACTAATG AAAAATATTCCAACTTTATTGAGGCCAATCGAATGGGGGATCCAGTTGAGCGGTTAAAAGCATTGAAGAGACTG ATCCATGAGCTGCCAGACCATCATTATGAAACGCTCAAGTTCCTCTCTGGACACCTCAAAACTGTCTCTGAAAACTGTGACAAAAACAAG ATGGAGCCACGTAACTTGGCCATTGTGTTTGGCCCAACGCTTGTAAGAACATCGGAGGACAACATGACCCACATGGTCACGCATATGCCTGATCAGTACAAGATTGTGGAGACTCTCATTCAGCAA TATGATTGGTTTTTCACTGAAGATGGAGCTGAAGAGCCAACG ACCACCGTGGAGCTGGAGAGCACAGTTCAGTCACAGCCTGTGCCCAACATCGACCATCTGCTGACCAACATTGGCCGCACGGCTCAGTCGCCAGGAGACGTCTCAG CTGACCACATGGAGTTCTAG
- the arhgap21b gene encoding rho GTPase-activating protein 21 isoform X1 — protein sequence MMDTHWRKGDDDEDDELNYAVVSAHCEDVADEDSTSRVLFQPEEEPFSWPGPKTLRLRRTSQGFGFTLRHFIVYPPESAVHSNFKDDDHGPRGRPRNRLEPMDTIFVKQVKEGGPAHSAGLCTGDRIVKVNDESIIGKTYSQVIGLIQNSHTFLELCVMPKDEDILQLAYSQDAYLKGHDAYSGNARHIPAPPPVCYSRVDCKPPGMAQATETSAPGGLPSDLGYRVEIPVPPSPPPPIPKAQTAVCVCNESVRTVVVPPDIRMVHRGDYGLIGPDPMLIRARPGTVSGGRSPYLHPRKADMFPSGYHGDTYAIPPTHYSPAAPTTHQNIDWRTYQTYREYIDNKGLHTYSRTVQERLDSLRAASQSVHGGAHCGPQPNWGNMLRRRSTSHERAYQGPSVLPPRSASQDRMTGAERAVHARDWPPRSMSSDGLMRKPLVHSSDYVEHGELVSGAQWAVVDRQLYGRVDQSRRPSRQSLPPRAVLYRPPTGYGVNVRGVAGSHQHSSRMDIPPTTGFPERPRNGVNQAKEPPPPKDQSGNIRISNSASSQSRTRAETMQSPEMGNETVVGLRSASCSAPPPQRPQGGASAQRTHPRDLKGLSVNGSNLVEGVVLREKPPTGKGTPQPLRHPSYILAVNDTDGSEPAGGGVCWLPNEARREMHMRRLRDVDSSFCSSNLDESLDSIPFIDEPASPSIDRDASHIPASAVISGGQAVLSDSPSPSTPSPLMRRQLSHDQESLRNVILGSQTGTKTERSKSYDEGLDNYREEGRGRSSKPSLRVFRKALDGHKSDDSSSRRDSSTEIFSDSTKEGWLHLRQLNTEKSKRVGGGMRSWKQMYAVLRGHSLYLFKDKKEGLAHVNSQLEDEPQAISIKACLIDISYSDTKRKNVLRLTTSDCEYLFQAEGREDMLSWIRVIQENSNLDEENAATDLINRKLKEYISMSAPSSKSEPSPKPSRQSLSIRHTLLGGSSKSQSPHSPRNEQERNDSSPPRDKAAWRRGIPGLKKKPQDKRPTVGVTFGVRLDNCPPAQTNRFVPLIVEVCCKLVEERGLEYTGIYRVPGNNAAISSMQDELDTKGMTDIDIQEDKWRDLNVISSLLKSFFRKLPEPLFTNEKYSNFIEANRMGDPVERLKALKRLIHELPDHHYETLKFLSGHLKTVSENCDKNKMEPRNLAIVFGPTLVRTSEDNMTHMVTHMPDQYKIVETLIQQYDWFFTEDGAEEPTTTVELESTVQSQPVPNIDHLLTNIGRTAQSPGDVSDSTTSDSAKSKQGSWGSGKDQYSRDLLRSSIFASRKRKKPKDKPQPSSSDDDLDASFSKDLALQNDPNWPTDDQTEEAESEVGLDDQLQRTEDGDQNPGDSLDLTSNNKQTNSEHLPQHTSPKITSSKSSYHIQMTRQSSLSDHPSNYDDGCISDLGTLNSTSSQASVPRMRHGRIPGHWMENSGTGPGAEVCSITSDYSTTSSMTFHTGAESIALSPEVQSVAESRGDDADDERSELISEGRPMETDSESDLSVFAVGRESGPTEDNNPPEGKLMQDVPNLIPSHRIIACDTLARKRGSRQKTDSESSADGSRSDKESSRLSRVLEAVKGRSTGSSSSSSRSESERAEPMWRLKITDRLKCRLRTSADDMFGVGSQRTRSPETRSKRKSNIRRRHTMGGQRDFAELSVIGDWQRVEGTELSAMDRLKPKCSSQDFSIRDWIARERHRASNPEVSLDMLDLHPSISRDPL from the exons GGAGACCGCGGAACAGACTGGAGCCTATGGACACGATATTTGTGAAACAGGTCAAAGAGGGAGGGCCCGCTCACAGTGCCGGACTCTGCACTG GAGACAGAATAGTGAAAGTGAACGATGAGAGCATCATTGGAAAGACGTACTCGCAGGTCATTGGGCTCATCCAAAACAG TCATACGTTTTTGGAATTGTGTGTGATGCCAAAAGATGAAGATATTTTACAGCTG GCCTATTCCCAGGATGCCTACCTTAAGGGTCATGACGCGTACAGTGGAAATGCCCGCCATATCCCAGCGCCACCACCTGTATGTTACTCCCGAGTAGACTGCAAGCCCCCGGGGATGGCCCAGGCCACTGAGACATCAGCCCCGGGGGGTTTACCATCTGATTTAGGATACCGTGTGGAGATACCAGTACCCCCCTCGCCTCCACCACCGATTCCAAAGGCACAGACAGCGGTGTGCGTGTGTAATGAAAGCGTTCGGACAGTGGTCGTACCTCCTGATATTCGTATGGTTCATAGGGGGGACTATGGTCTTATAGGTCCGGATCCAATGTTGATCAGAGCCAGACCTGGTACTGTGTCTGGCGGTCGCTCGCCATACCTCCACCCTCGCAAAGCCGACATGTTCCCTTCAGGTTACCATGGAGATACTTATGCCATTCCACCTACACACTATTCGCCAGCAGCCCCTACTACACACCAAAACATTGACTGGAGGACTTACCAGACGTACCGGGAATATATCGATAATAAAGGTCTTCACACTTACAGTCGGACTGTTCAGGAGCGTTTGGACAGCCTGCGAGCTGCCTCACAAAGTGTCCACGGTGGGGCTCACTGTGGACCCCAACCTAACTGGGGAAATATGTTACGCCGCAGAAGCACATCTCATGAACGGGCTTACCAGGGCCCATCTGTGCTTCCACCACGCAGTGCCTCGCAGGATAGAATGACTGGGGCAGAGAGAGCAGTCCATGCCAGGGACTGGCCTCCTCGTAGCATGTCCTCTGATGGCCTCATGCGGAAGCCCCTTGTTCATTCGTCAGACTATGTGGAACACGGTGAATTAGTTTCTGGTGCGCAATGGGCTGTAGTGGACCGGCAGCTGTATGGCAGAGTAGACCAGAGTCGTCGTCCTAGCAGGCAGTCCCTCCCACCACGTGCGGTCCTATACCGCCCTCCCACAGGGTATGGCGTGAATGTCAGAGGCGTTGCCGGCTCCCATCAGCACAGCTCCAGAATGGACATCCCTCCAACCACTGGTTTCCCGGAGCGCCCTCGCAATGGTGTAAACCAGGCCAAAGAGCCTCCTCCCCCCAAAGACCAAAGCGGAAATATTCGTATTTCTAATTCTGCATCGAGCCAATCTAGAACTAGAGCTGAAACCATGCAAAGCCCAGAAATGGGGAACGAGACTGTTGTGGGACTCAGGTCAGCATCGTGTTCTGCACCGCCCCCTCAGAGGCCACAGGGTGGGGCATCTGCTCAACGGACACACCCTCGGGATCTCAAAGGGTTATCGGTAAATGGGTCCAATCTGGTGGAGGGCGTTGTCCTCAGAGAGAAGCCCCCAACAGGGAAGGGTACACCACAACCTCTCCGCCACCCCTCATACATCCTTGCTGTGAATGACACGGATGGATCTGAGCCAGCAGGGGGCGGTGTCTGCTGGTTGCCCAATGAAGCACGCCGGGAGATGCACATGAGGAGATTGCGGGATGTTGACTCCTCCTTTTGCTCCAGTAATCTGGATGAATCACTCGACTCCATTCCCTTCATCG ATGAGCCAGCCAGCCCTAGTATAGACCGTGATGCCAGCCATATTCCTGCATCGGCTGTGATATCTGGAGGTCAGGCTGTGCTGTCTGACAGCCCAAGCCCAAGCACCCCCAGTCCCCTCATGCGCCGTCAACTTTCACATGATCAAG AGTCTCTCAGAAATGTCATCCTGGGATCACAAACTGGAACCAAAACAGAGCGCTCAAAATCATACGATGAAGGTCTGGACAATTACAGAGAGGAAGGCCGGGG ACGGTCCAGTAAACCAAGTCTGAGGGTTTTCAGGAAG GCACTGGATGGCCATAAGTCTGATGACTCCAGCTCCAGGAGAGATTCCTCCACTGAGATCTTCAGTGATTCCACCAAAGAAGGCTGGCTGCATTTACGACAGCTCAACACGGAGAAGAGCAAG CGTGTGGGTGGCGGCATGCGGTCATGGAAACAGATGTACGCAGTGCTGCGGGGACACTCCCTTTATCTCTTTAAGGACAAAAAGGAGGGACTTGCTCATGTCAACTCTCAGCTGGAGGATGAGCCTCAGGCTATCAGCATCAAAGCCTGCTTGATTGACATCTCTTATAGTGACACCAAGCGCAAGAATGTTCTGCGGCTAACAACTTCAGACTGCGAGTATCTGTTTCAGGCAGAGGGGCGGGAAGACATGCTCTCCTGGATCAGAGTCATTCAAGAAAACAGCAACCTGGACGAGGAG AATGCTGCCACTGATTTGATCAATAGAAAGCTCAAAGAGTATATATCCATGAG tgCTCCCAGCAGTAAGTCAGAACCATCACCAAAGCCCTCACGACAGTCTCTTAGCATTAGACACACGCTGCTGGGTGGCAGCAGTAAGAGTCAGAGCCCCCACTCGCCCAGAAATGAACAAGAGAGAA ATGACTCTAGTCCTCCAAGAGATAAAGCTGCATGGAGGAGAGGAATTCCAGGACTGAAGAAAAAGCCCCAGGACAAGAGGCCCACTGTTGGTGTCACATTTGGAGTCCGACTGGATAATTGCCCCCCTGCACAAACTAATAGA ttTGTGCCTTTAATCGTGGAGGTGTGTTGTAAGCTGGTGGAGGAGAGAGGATTGGAATACACTGGCATCTATAGAGTACCTGGAAACAACGCTGCCATCTCTAGCATGCAGGATGAACTAGACACTAAAGGCATGACAGACATTGATATCCAGGAGGAT AAATGGCGAGATCTCAATGTGATCAGCAGTCTGCTGAAGTCCTTCTTTAGGAAACTTCCAGAACCTCTGTTTACTAATG AAAAATATTCCAACTTTATTGAGGCCAATCGAATGGGGGATCCAGTTGAGCGGTTAAAAGCATTGAAGAGACTG ATCCATGAGCTGCCAGACCATCATTATGAAACGCTCAAGTTCCTCTCTGGACACCTCAAAACTGTCTCTGAAAACTGTGACAAAAACAAG ATGGAGCCACGTAACTTGGCCATTGTGTTTGGCCCAACGCTTGTAAGAACATCGGAGGACAACATGACCCACATGGTCACGCATATGCCTGATCAGTACAAGATTGTGGAGACTCTCATTCAGCAA TATGATTGGTTTTTCACTGAAGATGGAGCTGAAGAGCCAACG ACCACCGTGGAGCTGGAGAGCACAGTTCAGTCACAGCCTGTGCCCAACATCGACCATCTGCTGACCAACATTGGCCGCACGGCTCAGTCGCCAGGAGACGTCTCAG ATTCAACCACCAGTGACTCTGCAAAATCAAAG cagggttccTGGGGGTCTGGTAAGGACCAATACAGTAGAGATTTGCTGCGTTCTTCCATCTTTGCCAGTCGCAAACGCAAAAAGCCCAAGGACAAACCTCAACCCAGCAGCTCTGATGATGACCTGGATGCTAGTTTCTCCAAGGACCTTGCACTGCAAAATGATCCAAATTGGCCCACTGATGACCAAACCGAGGAGGCTGAGAGCGAAGTTGGACTCGACGACCAATTACAAAGGACTGAGGATGGCGACCAGAACCCAGGAGATAGCCTTGATCTCACTTCCAACAACAAACAGACCAACTCTGAACATTTGCCCCAGCACACCTCACCCAAGATTACATCATCCAAATCTAGTTATCACATTCAGATGACACGACAAAGTTCCTTGTCAGATCATCCTTCTAACTACGATGATGGATGCATCTCAGATCTGGGCACACTTAACAGCACCAGCTCCCAGGCCTCGGTACCAAGGATGAGACATGGGAGAATACCAGGTCACTGGATGGAGAATTCAGGAACAGGTCCAGGAGCGGAGGTGTGCTCTATTACTTCAGATTACTCCACCACCTCCTCAATGACCTTCCACACCGGGGCGGAGTCCATCGCTCTCAGTCCAGAGGTACAGTCTGTCGCTGAAAGCCGCGGGGATGATGCTGATGATGAAAGAAGTGAGCTCATCAGCGAGGGACGGCCCATGGAGACGGACAGTGAGAGTGACTTATCAGTGTTTGCTGTTGGCCGAGAAAGTGGACCAACTGAAGATAACAACCCACCTGAAGGCAAACTGATGCAAGATGTGCCAAATTTAATCCCCTCCCATCGAATCATTGCATGCGATACACTGGCACGCAAGAGAGGGAGTCGGCAGAAGACGGATAGTGAGTCCTCGGCCGACGGAAGCCGCAGCGACAAGGAGTCTAGTAGACTTTCACGAGTCCTGGAAGCAGTTAAAGGCCGATCCACGGGCAGTTCAAGCTCTTCCTCTCGCAGCGAATCGGAGCGAGCCGAACCTATGTGGCGACTCAAAATCACAGATCGGTTAAAGTGCAGACTACGGACATCAGCGGACGACATGTTTGGGGTGGGTTCTCAGCGCACCAGATCCCCCGAGACACGAAGTAAACGGAAAAGCAATATCCGCCGCAGACACACCATGGGTGGTCAGCGTGACTTCGCCGAGTTGTCTGTAATTGGAGACTGGCAGAGGGTGGAGGGCACTGAACTCTCAGCTATGGATCGTTTGAAGCCGAAGTGCAGTTCACAAGACTTTTCCATCAGAGACTGGATAGCTCGAGAGCGACACCGTGCTAGCAACCCCGAAGTTAGTCTAGACATGCTGGACCTGCACCCTTCCATATCACGGGACCCGTTATAA